GGCAAAGGATCCTAAGGAGTACTAAGAAATGAAGCCGAAAGTTAGTCAACTAACAAGTACACTTAGTTCCACGGAGGCAAGGATGTTGCATACGCAGCCCAAATTGACCGCCTTACCAACCCGGGGCCCTCTCATATTCCCCCGTGTCCCGGGATGCTCGTAGGTCACAGCCCAAAAGAGACGACGTAGGTCACAAGACAACGTAGTTCATGCTCTTGTTGATGAGGATAGCGGGGAGGAATCGGATCATGTCTCTAACACCGAACGTTGACTTTTTTGATTCGTATACTTTTGGATTGTAATATTGCTATGTTTTcttggatatgtatattttttttatgatagtTTGAATTCGAATTAGATGTACTTTTGAAGGTGAATTTGATTGTAAGAAGTAGTTTATGGATGTTTAACTTTAcgatgtttaagtgtttgaatgtagttttaagGATATTTAGAAGTACTTTAAATTGAAACTTGAGGttgaatttgaagtttatgattGTAGAAGTACTTTGATGAATTGGACGTCTTGATGAATTGCattgttgatttggttgatGAGTGTGATTGGCGAGTGTGGGTCGTAAAAGCTTAAATGtcggaaattttttttccagattttcgacctcatgaggtcgaaaattTACCCACATATTAATAATTTTCGACCGCACGAGGTCGAAAATCTGGGCAGCATTTtaaatttcgacctcatgaggtcgaaatatGGCAACAATATTGCTAAATTTCGACCTCACGCGGTCGAAATTCTGGGCAACATTTTAAATTTCGACCTCACTCGGTCgaaattctgaaatttttttattttttatttttatgttctATCATATTTCGACCAAAAGAGGtcgaaaaatttaaataatatttgtgTAAAATGTTAATTTTCGACCGCGTGCGGtcgaatttttttattaatatttaaataaaaataattttttcgacCTCTGGTGGTCgaaaaattaattttcgtaATTTAGGTAGAAAATTTATTTCGACCGCGTGAGGTCGAAAAAGATTTCACCCGACCTGTTAGCGACCATGCCTTGCGGTCGATATTTTGGTCGAAAATTGGCCTTTTTCGACCGCGTGTGGTCGAAAATTTTGGTCGAATTTcactgtttttttagtagtgataggATGCTTATTTTAACAGTATTTGATATCTGAAATATCTGTCCTAGTAGTTGTAATATTTGaatgttatttcttgtattaCATGTGGGTAAGATGCCTGGATAGTAGATTCATGCTCCTTTCTTTTAGCTGGCATATTATGCAACTTAGCAGATAACGTCTCAATAACACCGAGCGCTTACCAATTCAGAGGGGTGGTTGATGCACCGAGTCAAGCAGGCCAGACACGCAACCAACAGTTCCAAGATGGATACACTACACCAAAAGAGGCTTTTAGTGGCAATATATTTCCTTTTAGCGGCAATAGTTATTGCCACAAAAACATTTACCAGCAATTGGTTAATGTCATTAGATCCAATGTCGGTAAAGCCTTTAGCGGCATTTATTGTTAGGGCTGAAGTTTGGTATTGCTGGTAATAATTGATTTTAGAATATAATTAGCGGCAATTAAGTTATTGCCGCAAATTAATTGCCGtgaaaagcatattttgttgtagtgatAACGTATGACGAACTCAATGCTCTGTAACAATTATCAGTAGCTTTCAACGGCTTTAGCATGACTTTATCTATGTTTCTTTGTATGTGTGATCCATGTTCAGTTGCATACATGTATAATGCTTTATACTTGATTATGCTCTTTAAGTTATTTATGCACTacaatattttttctaaaagcATGTCTTGGGtgtaaaatgagagagagagagagagagagagagggagagttAGTGATGTTGCTGGATTTTTCTGACTTACCACTAACCGCTACATTCAAGGCCTATAAAGGGAGATCCAACAGTTGATCACTCTTGATTCCAGTCTTATTCAGCTGAGGTGAACCATCTCTAGTCTGTGAAGGCCATTTTAATGTCTatctttattgtatttctaGCATGTGTTTGGGATATGCCCAGACATATATTAGAGTTAATATTTTAAAGTTTGCTCCAGGGCTTAATGTTTCTTTCGTGTATTAtgggattaaaaaaaatggtaatattattGATAAATTGGTATTATGAGATTTATAATTGAACCTATTTATTTCGTTTCTTATGTTTATGAGACTTCGTCACTATTGTTCCTTTCATATGTAATTCATCTTATCAACAAGGTTATTAGAGAATTTGCCTCACATAATCATGATGATTCGTTTAGTGCACTGTCACGAACTAATTACCAAATTTGGGTCATTATACTTTGACCCATTCCCTCCGATTAGGCAACCAAGTAACCATCCagcaaaattttatttcatttggtCTGCTAGGCGCACAATAGCATTCGCGTCTCTCCATATATGTACAAATCAGAGAAACGACATATatattacatttaaaaaaagaaattaaacatatatTCCTATAACTTTCATAATTATCCAACTTTTAACATAGGCTTTACTAGAATCGTTGTTGTGGATCTAAAAAAGCACTATTATGTTTCTCTCTTTATCTTTTTAGGTTTCGTTGTTCATACCATATTTTTTTCCTGAGTTCCAACAAATAGAAGtcccaaagaaaaaaataacaacaaaaatgTGCTGATATGCGAAGGAAAATAATCAGGATTTTGTGGGAATCCAAAAGCCAGAAAGCTAGATAACTTTGAGGTTTTTGAATGTGTCCTTTACATAGAATACATTAAAAGTTATCTCTCTCCAAACCAATGAAACTACGTACTCCACACTCCTTGCCTTATGATTAACAATCTGGAAAGGCTTTGTTCCATTTATAAATATAGTCCTTGCAAATTCATGAGGAAAAAGCTTCTCTTCCTTTCTTAAAATAAGTCTAGGTTTcactatcttttattttctgtacAATCCATCTCCACCCCTTCAATGGGACTGCATTACAGAACATGCCACTGCTTGTGCCCAATGCCTCAGTTTTGTCTTAACCTGTTGCGGGTCATCTCCTGCACATGTCATTAATTTGAGTTTAATTTTTATGCGCTGATacagtaaaaaaatatttaaacaatGGTAGATCATTTAATTACTAGGAGACAATTATagttaaaattctaaaattcTATGTGTAGACATTAAAATTTTGTGGGACTCTACAAGATGAGCCTATATCTGTTAAGGTTTCTTGGAGGCTACTCTACCCTAAACCCTAACTTACCCTATATAAGGGGGCACATATTCCCTTGAAAATGCATCTCGAATATCCTATAAACATTTGGATATTCACAAAGAGATCAAACCACATCTCGAATATCCGATATCCCATAAACTCATGGGTATCACAAGAGATCAAGGCATCAAATACTGCCTTTATCAAGCTGCCCAGCGTTTTTGGAGATCAAATACATCAGAAGGAGGTCATCCTACGTTCAAGAAATACGCTACTAACGGACCTCGAATTAcggagaaaaatcaagagagaagaatcaagggaaTAAACAGAATTGTACCCGTAttctttatcaataaaatattcctgtttcttcatttttttatttgtcattTGCATTCAATCTCTATCACTTTGAACTTTGTTGCAAACACTATGAAATGCAGTAATCAGTGACCTGATAAAAATGGTAACTAACCTACTATAAGCTGTTATGATCGTATACAATGTTTACACTATCACTCTTTAAGTGTATATAACTCAAATCCTATCAATAAAGCCGACATCACAAGAACTAGAGGACGTTACTTGGTAGGATTATTAAGAAAGACCATAATTTACTCCCACCTCTCttgtaaagttgaaattttgttccAGTCTTTCAATAAAAGTGAAGTTGACAAATTCAAAGTATTTCATGAGGACATTTATCGGAAGTCAATTTCAGATCGATAAATTGTTATATATAGGAATTGATAAATTCTGGATAAGGGTCATAGTTTGCTTTAATATATTTTATCTActattaatataatatatagataAAATCCGAGGCATGTGAAAAAATCCTGCAAACTTTCTAGtcataaattaaataaaaattgcatcaatatgaattttattggtaaaaGCTGAAAAACTGGTACAAAAGTGAGAAAAATTGAAATGTAGGCGAACACATTATtataataacttttttttttcacacatTATTATAATAACTAAATAAGTAAAAATACACTTCCTCTATTCCAGTCTAGCTGGTACCCCTTCCATTATGAGATGCTTGAAAAGGTTTGATACCATTCCCCTAATAGTATTATTCTACACAACTTTCATAAGTTCAACTAGTTAGTGAAATTTTATAATGAGGTAATGTATAATTTATTAAACTCACTATCAATCAGTACTTGCAAATTTTGCTCTACTATCATTAAATactgtcatatatataaatgaaagaGCAGTATGTTgcaaaatttctagaaaaatgcaaaaaaaatatatactcatTCTTTCCACAAATATTTTCACTTCTTATTTTGGAAAGTCAAACTAAATGAACTTTCAATCTAACCATCAATAAACCAAGAGTACAAAATAAAGTTTTAGCGGCTGAGATTTAAAGAATTTATTCAAATGGTTAAAGGCATTTAAAGAGAAAAGGTGCGTCTTACATATTGTGGCACTAATACTATGAAAATTTTCCCATCCCCAGAACATTTAAAGCATATCTCAAAATATAGACGTGTCCCAACTTGAGCATTATGAGCATACATAACTTCTTTTAGTTCCATTTCATGATTATTTACATCTTTTGCATGTCGACTTTATACAACATCTAAAAgaccatttttttaaaaaaaaaaaattcaatcccCTTCTAGAATGTTTTTTCGATGTAGAGTTCCATATGGTTGTTGCATCGCTTGATTCCTCTGAGTCCTTGCCTTTAAACATAAAGATAAAGGCATACTATTTCTTTTGAATACTACTAAAATTTATCACTTGGAAATTCGAGTccccacaaaaagaaaaaaaggtcaTACCTGGGCTGAATATCTTCCATGCATCTGAAGAGTCGCTCCTAGGGCTTCCAAATGACGAGGACCTACCTCCAAGAGACGTCGCCGACGTGCTGGAAGATGCGGGAGATGGCAATGAACCTTTGCTACCGGGGCTCGAGATTGGACTCGTTGAATATTGACGATTCACCGCGAAATAAAGATCTAACGCTGGCAGCGTGCTACATAGCCTCTGGCCTTCTTCTTCATTGAATCCAAACCCTAGTTCTATGCAGCCTTTGAGCTCATTGAGGTCCTCATCGGTCAAGTTGTCAGGTATATGAATCCCTTGTTTCCTTCTTTCTTGGAGGAGAATTTGGCGACGTCGTTTCTCCCATGCAATATCACGTGGTGTCTCACACATAGAAAGTTGCTTCGATAACCTCTTTCTGTTATTCTTCCAAAAAGGTGGTGCATCCTCCAAAAG
The sequence above is a segment of the Lycium ferocissimum isolate CSIRO_LF1 unplaced genomic scaffold, AGI_CSIRO_Lferr_CH_V1 ctg19369, whole genome shotgun sequence genome. Coding sequences within it:
- the LOC132042945 gene encoding uncharacterized protein LOC132042945, giving the protein MGEVITKNPEKRVLSSPSSSSESEREELQLLEDAPPFWKNNRKRLSKQLSMCETPRDIAWEKRRRQILLQERRKQGIHIPDNLTDEDLNELKGCIELGFGFNEEEGQRLCSTLPALDLYFAVNRQYSTSPISSPGSKGSLPSPASSSTSATSLGGRSSSFGSPRSDSSDAWKIFSPGDDPQQVKTKLRHWAQAVACSVMQSH